CACATGAATCATAACTTGAACTTATTTGAGGTCTTTATTTGCAAAACCTTGTTCAACATGAATGTTCGCTCGTTGAGATTTTCGTGCTTGTATTTTAGTTTACATACATGCCTCtatttgtttaatgttttaatggcAGTCTTTGATGCTTGGTTAAACGAACTAAACCCTCgtcaaaataaatgaaaatggtTGTTTGGCTAGATAATTCTTGACAATTGGTTTGGTTGTCTATGTGCATGACTTAGCCCCTCTTAATTGTATGCGTGCGTAGTAGGAGTACAACAAAGACTGTCCTTGTGGCATTACTTCTCGTTAAATGATAGATAACTTTGTAGTGTATCTTGGCCCGGTGTAATGCTATAATTTTTGACAAGGACTTGGCTATGCTGCATTATTTCTTGCTCGATGTTTTACAGTTGCGTTAATCATATGATTTTCTTAAATTACCTATTTGTGCAGGATAATCCTTTGTATGCATATACGTTGGAATCCATTAGTGCTGTGTACCACATGGTAAGATTTTCTGTTCTTGCACCATTAATGATTAATTACTCATGTCTtccattaattaattgatatgaTTCTATGTAATATATTTTTAGGAACTAAAAACAATATTTGAGAGTCCATTCAACATGGCTGGGAAAATAGATTCTGTCTATGTCAATTTCGAAAACCAGGGATGGTTTTGGATTGACCCTCAAGGAgtcgatttttttaataatgtaaCTCAAAGGAGGTTGGAGAACATGTTGACCGAGTTGTTTGCTGATGGCATCCTCATAAATGCGGTGACTAATGAAGCGTCATGGAGGCGGGTCGACATCGAGCAAGTGTTTGCCACTTTCCCGGCCAACACTCACATTACAGGTTTGTTGCTCTTTTTATATAAAAGTATATGGTGTGGTTGCAGGGTTGAAACAAAAAATATTTACTTTCTAAAGTGGCGTTGTGTTCATGCATATGTCATTAACATGCCCTAATTGCTATTTTAAATGGTGAACCCACCATTTAATTAATGATATTGGGAATTAAACAGGAGATGTTAATGGAGTTGGATGATCAATGGATGGTGTTCATTGGATTATTCATAGTGTGTAGTTTTCTTCTTGACTGCTTCTTATTGATACGAGAAATGGAGTATTTAGAATCTTAATTGGTTAACTTTTTAATTGTGTTTTATTGCATTTTAGCTTGAATTTTAAATGGGAAATTCCAAGTTTTATTGGGTTAGTTTAGATGGAATTGCTTAGAAGTTGAGCATAGTAAAGAAAATATTgttatttatgaatgatgaagGTGGTGGACGGGGTGAAGAGGAAGGAGATATACAGTTAGGTTAGTAATTTCTGGATTAAGGTTATAATAAGTCAGTATCAACCCAATAAGGACACGTTAATGATATATTGATATGCGCATATACATGAGATGACTTCAGAAACTAAAAAGCTTTTTATTATTTCTGCCATATGAAgttaaccaaaaaaaaagttacctGTTTCTTTTAATATTACGTATCGAACataaatttttgattgattTAAATATGGGACTTGTGAAAGTTTCACTATGTGTTTTGAGTATATCGATATGAGATTTTGTTAAAGAAAGTTATGCCGTAAAAAGAATTACTTGGATTGTAAGATGTATATCTTGAGTGACCTTATGCTAGCTAAATTAATAAGTTTTGGCAAAACTTATGTTGAATCATATTTTATGATTACAAATATGATGATTACAGTAAATAAAGTACATATTTTTCTTTCATTATTTAGGTTGTCTCTCTGGTGAAGCTGCTCAAGGTTCTATGACTTTCATGGACTATATTTCATCGATGCAACTTGGTGAAACATATGTTTTTGTGGTACGACTTAAATTATTTGTcatgcaaactcccacgggagattacctcgtcgaaggcggtgggaactcctcgtagtagaaccaaaaaaaaaaaaaaaaaattatttatcatttcAACCCCTGATGTTATTGTTTTATACAAAATATGTGTTACCATTTACATTAAagcttatgcatattaaacattatGTAGTTTGGCGGATTTATCGGTGGAGACACGGAAATGTTCATCACTGAGAATGTGAAAGGTAATTTACttgtatttttaaaaaattaattgttTGAATTTTGTTATAGTAGAATTTACATTTATTTAATAATGACTTGACGATTTGTATACAATGTGACATAATGATTGATATAAGCTATTTGTTCTTGTAGTTTCCAACTATTCCATATACCCCTATAGTTCTATCAGCGCAATTGTCAACCAGTTGGAACTTCAATTTAGTGGTCAGTAGCATTGAAGAAGAAGAGCTTGTAAGGTGTAGAACCACTGCATTATATATCAAGACATTTTCTTAACTTCATTTTCAGGATGTTTGGTATTTTAAGATTTCTACCCCGTTAAACCCTATGATGGGAGTATGCAATAATTAATGACCTATTTGGGCTAACTTGATGTTCTCTTATGACTttactagtattttatgcatGCGATGCGATGCGTGCGTGGATTTATGAATGCGGTTGTGCTCTTAGGAATTTATGAATCTAACCTTTGAGCCTTCGAAATAGAATCTTAAACAGAAGTACGACGTGTCAAATAAAGGTTTTGCTAATTTGGTATGTTAAGTTCATGATTTGCAAATGTGTTATTGCAAATAGTTATTTCTTATATAAGAGAAAACTCCAACTTCCTTCTCTCTCAAAAACCATGTATAACACTTTCTTCTCTCTCAAAAACCATGGATAACCTAAAATTTAATTTCTTCGACATCTTTTGATACTGTGGTTTCATAGATCAATCGATCTACTTTTGCTACTGTGGTTTCATGGATCAATCACATTGAATAATAGTAGTATATCTATAATTACCTATCTTCAAAACCTCGTTGTCGGCCTCAATGTTGAGTACGTGGCGCCCTAATATGATCAGAAACAAAATTAGTAACTAGACCTGATTATTGGACAGGATAGCACAATGGATAAGGTTTGGGCATGTTAATAGGGTTTTTATTGGGTAGGACTTTTATTGAACATAGTTTTTATTGGGTATGGCATTTACTGAACAGGGTTTTTATTGGACAAGGTCAATATAAGGCCGAACTTATAAcacaataattttgaaatcGAAAATAGTTATGATATAAAAAATTACTCTTTCCGTCCCGGAATATTCGTACCGGTTTGACCTGGACTTAGTT
This sequence is a window from Spinacia oleracea cultivar Varoflay chromosome 1, BTI_SOV_V1, whole genome shotgun sequence. Protein-coding genes within it:
- the LOC110805466 gene encoding uncharacterized protein — its product is MENAFPAPTMENVILIIDKLPPISTRHGFQDNPLYAYTLESISAVYHMELKTIFESPFNMAGKIDSVYVNFENQGWFWIDPQGVDFFNNVTQRRLENMLTELFADGILINAVTNEASWRRVDIEQVFATFPANTHITGCLSGEAAQGSMTFMDYISSMQLGETYVFVFGGFIGGDTEMFITENVKVSNYSIYPYSSISAIVNQLELQFSGQ